The following are from one region of the Sporocytophaga myxococcoides genome:
- a CDS encoding NAD-dependent succinate-semialdehyde dehydrogenase — translation MGKIKSVNPFSEQLLKEFESYSEDKLNEVLTLSEKAFKIWKEYSFEKRSSLFNKMARKLRDKKGFLSTLMTSEMGKPIKEAEAEVEKCAWVCEYYAENAEFFLKDDLIISDASESYVEYDPLGCILAIMPWNFPFWQVFRFAAPTIMAGNTGILKHASNVPQCSLAIQDLFEETGFPKGVFQSVLISGEETDRLIAHKTIKAVTLTGSEQAGVKVAASAGANLKKTVLELGGSDPFIVLKDANIDDAASWAVKARMVNNGQSCIAAKRFIVVDSVKNQFVQSMAKAVSALKLGDPLSPEIQVGPLARKDLAESLFDQVEKSISLGASVAVGGTPPVGAMFFPTILENVKPGMPAFDEELFGPVAAIISVPNEQEAIDLANQSKYGLGASIWTRDFEKGKVLARQIESGSVFINGMVKSDPRLPFGGVKLSGYGRELAAFGIREFVNIKSVWVK, via the coding sequence ATGGGAAAGATAAAATCTGTAAATCCATTTTCAGAACAGTTATTGAAAGAATTTGAATCTTATTCTGAGGATAAACTTAATGAGGTTTTGACCTTATCTGAAAAAGCATTTAAAATTTGGAAGGAATATTCTTTTGAAAAAAGAAGTTCCTTATTCAATAAAATGGCCAGAAAACTCAGGGACAAAAAAGGATTCCTCTCTACTCTTATGACTTCTGAAATGGGTAAACCTATCAAAGAAGCAGAAGCTGAAGTTGAAAAATGTGCATGGGTCTGTGAATACTATGCTGAAAATGCAGAGTTTTTCCTTAAAGATGATTTGATAATTTCTGATGCTTCTGAAAGCTATGTTGAGTATGATCCATTAGGATGCATACTCGCAATTATGCCATGGAATTTTCCTTTTTGGCAGGTATTCAGATTCGCTGCTCCAACAATTATGGCAGGAAATACTGGTATTCTGAAGCACGCTTCCAATGTGCCCCAATGTTCATTGGCGATACAGGATTTATTTGAGGAAACAGGTTTTCCTAAAGGTGTATTTCAATCTGTATTAATTTCCGGAGAGGAAACTGACCGGCTTATTGCGCATAAAACAATTAAAGCTGTGACCTTGACAGGTAGCGAACAGGCGGGAGTGAAAGTTGCAGCTTCTGCGGGTGCTAATCTTAAAAAGACTGTTCTGGAGCTTGGTGGGAGTGATCCTTTTATAGTGCTGAAAGACGCTAATATTGATGATGCGGCATCATGGGCAGTGAAGGCTAGAATGGTCAATAATGGACAAAGTTGTATCGCCGCTAAACGATTTATAGTTGTTGATTCAGTTAAGAATCAATTTGTTCAGTCTATGGCTAAAGCGGTGAGTGCTCTAAAACTTGGAGACCCTTTATCCCCAGAAATTCAGGTTGGACCTCTTGCAAGAAAGGATCTCGCTGAAAGTCTTTTCGATCAAGTGGAAAAGAGTATTTCATTGGGCGCTTCAGTGGCAGTTGGTGGGACACCCCCTGTTGGAGCAATGTTTTTTCCAACAATTCTTGAAAATGTTAAACCAGGTATGCCGGCATTTGATGAAGAGCTTTTTGGTCCGGTGGCTGCTATTATAAGTGTTCCGAATGAACAGGAGGCAATTGATTTGGCTAATCAAAGCAAGTATGGACTAGGGGCTTCTATTTGGACAAGAGACTTTGAAAAGGGAAAAGTTTTAGCTCGACAAATAGAATCTGGTTCTGTATTTATCAATGGTATGGTAAAATCAGACCCAAGGCTTCCATTTGGTGGAGTTAAACTTTCCGGATATGGAAGGGAATTGGCAGCTTTTGGAATCAGGGAGTTTGTTAATATAAAATCAGTTTGGGTTAAGTAG